One Hordeum vulgare subsp. vulgare chromosome 4H, MorexV3_pseudomolecules_assembly, whole genome shotgun sequence DNA window includes the following coding sequences:
- the LOC123451213 gene encoding uncharacterized protein LOC123451213, giving the protein MRVVGAAKPERMPSVEREPKTLSLGELNYAREAALYVLTTHSWQDAARIFTEGLKQVHGVRRSSTDSDDDDDDEEGDVFDPDALVDDHDARHRRLRGRVAKKRDFATAPF; this is encoded by the exons ATGAGGGTCGTCGGAGCTGCAAAGCCGGAGAGGATGCCTTCCGTGGAGCGGGAGCCCAAGACGCTCTCCCTCGGCGAGCTCAACTACGCCAGG GAAGCGGCGCTGTACGTGCTGACCACGCACTCATGGCAGGACGCCGCACGAATCTTCACCGAG GGTCTGAAGCAGGTGCACGGCGTGAGGAGGAGTTCCACGGActcggacgacgacgacgacgacgaggaaggGGACGTGTTCGATCCGGACGCGCTCGTCGACGATCACGACGCGCGTCACCGCCGGCTGCGTGGGCGCGTCGCCAAGAAACGAGACTTTGCTACAGCACCCTTCTAG